From the genome of Lutra lutra chromosome 8, mLutLut1.2, whole genome shotgun sequence:
TTTTGTTTATTATAAATCtacaaaatctataaatctacaaaatctataaaattacAAACcggggggcgccttggtggctcagtgggttaagccgctgccttcggctcaggtcatgatctcaaagtcctgggatcgagccccgcatcgggctctctgctcagctgggagcctgcttcctcctctctctctgcctgcctctctgcctgcttgtgatctgtcaaataaataaataaaaaatctttaaaaaaaaaaattacaaaccgGATGGCTTGTACAGAAGATCTGTACAAGTCATCCGGTTCTGACAGCCAGATCGACTGCATTGTGAAGCccagagatgttaagtgactCTAGGCTGTGTTTGCtccaaattgaatttttttttcacaaactaCCTTTCATCTTCGAGAATTTTATTTAGCTGTGGAAGAAGTGACATACTCCATAATGAACACCATTCAGTTTAATGAGAGACGGCTTTGCAAAAACAAGTAGCGTACAGAACAGTTTAGCATGAGACGGTGCCGTGCTCCCCACCTGACCCCCGCGCGGCTCTCCCTCCATTTCAGCATCATACGCaactcctgcctctctcccttcttcccaacAGTTTCAGTCATTCAGTCAGTACCGCTGCAAGACTGCCAAGAAGTCAGAGGAGGAGATCGACTTCCTTCGCTCCAATCCCAAAATCTGGAATGTTCACAGTGTCCTCAATGTCCTTCACTCCCTGGTAGACAAGTCCAACATTAACCGGCAGCTGGAGGTGTATACAAGCGGAGGTGAGTGCTGCTTGCCATCTGTTCTGGGGGGAGAGAGGCCCGGGGAGCGCGGGGGAACCACTGTGTCTTAGGTAATGGGCTGCTCTTCTTCGGTGCTGGGTGTGGACAGCAGCCAAGTGCGGGTGCTGAGGGCTGTCGGGCTCGGCCGTCTGTTGGCCGACATGCAGAACCAGCTGGCACTCACGAGGTCTGATTAACAGACGCTTCTACCGCGTCTCCAGGGCCGTCGTATAGATAAGCGCTTCTCATGCTTTTTCGTGTCAGGATGGCTTTACAGTCTTTAAAGACTAGAATCACAGAGTTTGTCCATATAACAGGCGTCAATGCAAAATGAAcaagcctttaaaaaatgtttaaaggaaaGGGCACCTGCAGTAGTGACCTTTTTGCAAATATGCCAGGCATATACGAAGAGAGCTGGATTCTCATTCTGCTCCTGAGTTCAGTTTGTTGGAATTACAATATGTGGTTTGGGTTGAAGTATATGAGGGAGACCTGGCCTCACCTAGATGTGGAGTTGGGAAAGGGAGGAGTGTCTTCACAGCCTTCTCAGGTAGTTCTGAGACAATGGGGGTTTCATACTGGTAAATTGCAGTGAAAAATCTGAAACCTTAgcattgaactttttttttttttaagattttatttatttatttgacagagatcacaagtaggcgggaaggggggagcaggctccctgctgagcagaaagcccaatgtggggcttgatcccaggaccctgggattatgacctgagctgaaggcagcggcttaacccactgagccacccagctgccccttgaaTGGATCTTTTTACCTCTGCACAGTTTTGTAAAATACTCATTCATTGAGTTATAAAGATTTCCTAAATgttgatgtattttattatacAACCTAAAACACCCACTTTGATCATCAGCTTCATTAGATAAGTCTTTATTTGGAAGCTCATAGTGGCAgatacaggtttttaaaattagaatttgctTAAAAGCTCCTGTTTTCATTGGCAGTGAGCACTGTCCGTTGTCTTTATTGACATGCAACAGGCTCACCCCGTTcgtttttgagaaaatgtctgctAAACACCCAAATCTAAGTAACCATAATTTGTGGGTCAGTCATTCAAGTAAAAATGGTGTTTTGTGGAAAAGTGGCAGGTTCTTTTGCTGCGTGTGGTGGGAAGGAATACAGTAATTACTGACACGGTTTGCCGCCACTGCCTGGTTTATGCTGAGTTGTCCGTTTCACCCACTGTGTTTGCACCATCAGTGCAACATggcatttcagagagaaagacaaatagcgtGTTAGTGTTACTAGGAAAGTAACTTTGACCTCATGCACTTCCTGAAAGCAGGGGCCTTGATGAGTAGCTGCTCCTGATAAAAGGGGTCATCTCCGTAATCTCGGTGTCTTggaaccaaccaaacaaaaacctgcccatcccccgcccccccaaaacTCCTCTTGGTAAAAGATTAGTGTGAGGCCAAGGACACCTGGCTTGTTAGTTGGtatgggggttgtgagttcgagacTCATGTTAGGTGTAggttaccttttttatttttttatttttattttatttttaggattttatttatttatttgacagagagacagaacacaaggaggcagagaggcaggcagagagagagatagaggaggaagcaggttctccgctgagcagagagcccaatgcgggactcaatcccaggaccctgggatcatgacctgagctgaaggcagaggctttaacccactgagccacccagatgccccaggttaccttttaaaaaaaagaaaaggaaaaaaaaaaaggtcaggcaTGCTGCTTCTGGGTAGTCCTCTGAAGGCAGTTACTCCCCATTGCGGGAAGCTTCAGAGGCCCGTAGTAGGTGGAGCGTCAGCTGAGTGACATTCAGGGATTAGGCTCACCTTCCTTCACGTGTCCCTGCTGGAATGGTCACAGTGTCTGTTTCTCTCAGGTGACCCCGAGAGTGTGGCTGGCGAGTACGGACGGCACTCCCTTTACAAGATGCTTGGGTATTTCAGCCTGGTGGGTCTTCTGCGTCTGCACTCCCTGTTGGGGGACTACTATCAGGCCATCAAGGTGCTGGAGAATATCGAACTGAATAAGAAGGTGATTACCtgtttccccctgcccccctgcccagaGCCAGAGTCTGCATTAAGAGAAACTCTGATTTCAAAGGACAAATGTTAGGGATCAGAAAAAGGAGTCTTCCCCGGCCAGTTGAAAATTGAGACGTGGGGGAAGCACTGTAGTGAACGTCTGCGCATAGGCAAGGTGCTTTCTCTTTGTTGCTTAGTAACACTCGAAATGTTTGGCAGTCTTTGATTCTATTTTCAAGACCATGATAATGGCAGATTTTTACTATTCAGATCTCACTACTTAAGGAGTGAGACTTAGTTCTGAGGTGGTATAGACAATGACGATTAGCTGTGGTGGTTTTTCTTGGCCACAGAAAAATCGGTACTTTTCTgttgttatgtgtgtgtgtctttttattttagtcttgTTATCTGTTCCTTTATCGGTTTTTTCTGGaaaaggaaggagcagaaagCGAGGAAGAGTACACAGCTGAGGGGTGGAGGGATTTGGAGTGGAAAGAAATGTTAGGGTCACCTGGTCTAGTCCCTTCCTGTTACATCTAACAGTGTGGAGCTCTCAGTTCACACAACTTCATCAGTGACTGGTGTGGTCTGCGCTCGGAGCCTCTTAATTCCAGAGGACAGCACTTTCCTGCTGGGTAGTTTGGGGCCTCTGTAGGGGGCTTCTGCTCGGCTGACACTGGGCTCTGCCGGCTTGCAGATTCTCTCCAGGATGACTTGGTATTGGGACTCATGGATGCTTCCATCCACAGAGCATGTACTCGCGGGTGCCCGAGTGCCAGGTGACCACATACTACTACGTCGGTTTTGCATATCTGATGATGCGTCGTTACCAGGATGCCATCCGGGTCTTTGCCAACATCCTCCTCTATATCCAGAGGACGAAGAGCATGTTCCAGAGGACCACGTACAAGTACGAGATGGTAAGGAAGCCTCTGACCAGCTTGACCCCTTGGCACATGTGCCGACAGTTTTTGGTAAAAGCTCTcccaaattttgctttttgtatgtgttttcaGTAgggcgatttttttttttttttttttttttgttagagagagagagagagcatgagcacaggcagacagagtggtaggcagaggcagagggagaagcaggctccccactgagcaaggagcccgatgtgggacttgatcccaggacgctgggatcatgacctgagccgaaggcagccgcttaaccaactgagccacccaggcgtcccagtaggGCGATTTCTTAATGGCTGGACTACTCTtaagtttcttttgttgtgcttGTTACTTCAGATCATTAATTCCTTGACGATAAAGACAGtatcttttgttttactttctcccCCCAGCAGTGTCTACATTTATTCAGCAAGTTTTCTGAGTGTTTACTGGGCTCTGGGTAGTTAAAACTGAGGGAGGTGGAGGTACCACCCTCAAGCAGTTTGCcatggagagggggagggtccAAGACGTGCATAGAATTGGGAGGTTTGTAGGCAGAGCAAAGTTTCTAGGAAGAGACTTGGAAGCATGGTGATGGAGCAGCACAAGGAACAGTTTTGCTGGAGGGCCGTAGAGTAGTCAGATTGGGGGGCTAGGTTCTGGGGTAACCTTCACTGTCTAGCTCAAGTATTTAGTCTTTGTAGGCCTTACAGTGccatcagaatttctgggtgactcagtcatgaTGGTGTGGGAGGGTCGATCTGCCGGTGAGGATGGGGTGAACCAGGAGGAATGAGGAGGAGGCCCTAGTAAAGAATCCAGAAACCAGCTGAGGAGGCCCCGGAAGTGGGCTGGAAGTTTAGTAGAGTTGGAGGGCAGATGCGGAGGGACTTCGGGAAAGTTAACTGACGGGTGCAAGACCAGGGAGAAACCAGAGGCCTATGCAGCGTGTACATGGGAGGGTGGTGGGGACCTCAGAAAGTCCACCTCGTTTGACCCCGCGCCAATTGGTCTCGCCCCTGCAGATTAACAAGCAGAACGAGCAGATGCACGCGCTGCTGGCCATCGCCCTCACCATGTACCCCATGCGCATCGACGAGAGCATTCACCTGCAGCTGCGGGAGAAGTACGGGGACAAGATGCTGCGCATGCAGAAGGGCGACCCGCAGGTCTACGAGGAACTTTTCAGCTACTCGTGCCCCAAATTCCTGTCGCCCGTGGTCCCCAACTATGACAACGTGCACCCCAACTACCACAAGGAGCCCTTCCTGCAGCAGCTGAAGGTGTTCTCGGATGAGGTGCAGCAGCAGGCGCAGCTGTCCACCATCCGCAGCTTCCTCAAGCTCTACACCACCATGCCTGTGGCCAAGCTGGCCGGCTTCCTGGACCTCACGGAGCAGGAGTTCCGGATCCAGCTGCTGGTCTTCAAGCACAAGATGAAGAACCTGGTGTGGACCAGTGGCATCTCCGCCCTCGATGGCGAATTTCAGTCGGCCTCCGAGGTTGACTTCTACATCGATAAGGTACAGCTGCCTTCCAGCCTGGGCGGCTGCggcctctctctccatctgttcaGCCGTCAGGGTTTCCTCGGCGCCCGCCACTCGGAGCATTCGAGACTTGTGGTGCACAAAACCAGCAGAGGTTTCTGCCCTCGCACTGATCTTCTCATGTGAGAAAGTAGACACTAAGCGCTACAGTGAAGCAGACCACGTAGTAGGCGTCAGTGCCAAGTGAACaagcctttattattttttttaaagattttatttattcacttgacagagatcacaactaggcagagcagcaggcagagagagagggggaagcaggctcccggccgagcagagagcccgatgcggggcccgatcccaggaccctgggatcatgacccgagctgaaggcagaggcctcaacccactgagccacccaggcgcccccgaaaaagcctttaaaaacacttttaaaggaaagggcacctgagtggctcagtcagttaagtgtctgcctttggtttgagtcatgatcccagagtcctgggatcaagtcccacatcaggctctgtgctcagcggggagcctgtttctgtgtctccctctgctcttcttcaCTGCccgtgctcgcttgctctccaatcttttaaatttatttttttattcttttaagaaaaagagtttcATTCTAGTCCAAGTTAAGAGAGCTGCCTGGGGTACACAGTCCTCACAAAGAGGAGACTCCAGGGAAGGGAGGGTTGGTGCAAAAGTCATatatggttttgcttttgttttcgtTCTTGTTTTACGTAGAGTTACAAGTTGTGATGAAGGACTTTCCAGAAAGGCTGTAAGACTGGAATCTTACAGGAatcagtgaggttttttttcttacatttctgtttggaatgttttttttggtgggttttgtttgtattttaacgAAGCAGATGTACAGTGTGTACTTGGGGCAGGAATAGAGCCCATGTTTTGAGGTTTTGCCAAGTCAAAATGACTTCGCCAAGTCATTTTGACCTTGGGTAAATGTTTTACCAGGAGCGGGGCCTACAAACATGAAAAGTGGAATGTTCCCTTTATCATGGGTTAGAAATTGCCAAGTGCTGTGCAGTTAAGGGTAGGAAGGCAGAGGTGGCAGTATTGCACAGGTGCTCAGGGTAGCCTTTGTTGAGGAAGTGAAACTGCAGCTAAGACTTGAAGCAGGTGAAGAAACTAGCCAGACACATGTTTGAGGGAGCAGCGTTCCAAGGAGTGGGCGCTGTAAggacaaaggccctggggcaggagtgaACCCAGTATGTTTGAGGGACAACCTCATTGTGGCTGCAGTGACCTAAAACAGGAGGCTGtggcagaagaaaggatcaggGAAGAAAGTGGGAGGGTGTGGCGTAGAGTGTTGGGATGTAGTTTAGCCAGTGAGAGCCATTGTCCTGACTTGTCTCACTCTAGATGAGTGCTGCCTACTTTTGGACCTCATGTAGCGGACTGACACAGCATGTGCTCtttttcttgtgtctggcttctttttttcttgtgttacATTTAAGAGCGGCACCATCCAGCATTTTTGTGCACAGCAGGAGTCGTCCCCTTCGGCACCCGGCCAGCTGCTGCTGCAGGAGTTGGCTGTGATTTCCGCATTCTAATGCGGATGCGCTTTTCAGTGGTTTTGTGTATTACAGAAAGTGTCCATGGTTTTGGAGAGTGGCTCTTAGTGGTTcattgaagttgttttttttttttttttttttttttaagtgattcatTTATATCTGCTTGTGAATGCAGAGTTATTTCTGGAAGGAGGCCCGAGCAACATCCTAGGCTCCTCTCAGGAGGAGGGATAGTGTTCGTTTGCATTGCTGGATTTTAAGTTCAAGTTAACATTTTGGTGTCCTaatgaggtttttaaaagaactaagttCTGTTTTGTAGATGAGTTTTTTTCAGATGTAAAATATGCTAGACTCCTAGAATTGCTTTTTCCATGAAGTCACACCCTCTCATCATCCTTAATGTGCGCACACTCAGAGACGATGTTCTACTTAACATATGTGGAAAGCTGATACGGACTTACAACAGTCTGTTAAAATGAGTAGACTGATGTCTTTCAtctcttctggaatgttcttaGCTAATATCTTTTACTTTATGtgctctgttttccttctggagtTCTTACTTGATGTATATTAGACctcattctgttttctgtgtctcttaaactctttctccatcttttttagTCTCTGTTCTGGgtcattttcttttgattgatTATTCTATCCTCATTAATCTCTTCAGCTCAGTTTTtactttctctgatttttcttaaattcatggTGAAGTGTTTCCATAAACGTTCTtcgttccttttttttgtttgtttactacaTACAGTTTATTGTCCTTGAAAAACTTTGTTGACATTTTTTGAAGTGTAGGatgaatatttattcttctagaaGGGATTTGCTTTTGCCTCTTCAAGATGCCTGGGGAGATTACTAGTCTGGGACCACCATAGACTCAAAGCCTCGGGTCCCCTGGACCAACCAGGAAACAAGCCCAGGCTACGGATTGTCAGAAGAATcaccttgtgttttgttttgttttgtttttttaaagattttatttatttatttgacagagagagatcacaagcaggcagagaggcaggtagagagagaggaagggaagcaggctccctgctgagcagagagcccgatgcgggcctcgatcccaggaccctgagatcatgacctgagccgaaggcagcggcttaacccactgagccacccaggcgcctgaatcACCTTGTGTTTATAACGTCCCGGGAATGTGTCTTCTTTCCTCCTGtatgtccctcccccaacttggtGAGCATTGCTTGGTGTCTGGAGTGGGATGGCTGCCCAGTCCCTGTTTTGCCTTCAGCTTGAGGGTGTGGCTCAAGGGATCCAGCAGTGCAGGGAGCATCTTCTGTAAGACTGACCCTGGCCTTGGCTTGTCCCTCTGTGCAAGTCTTCTGGGATTGAGGAGTGAACgcactccccgcagagcaggctTCTGTGTTTCAGTTGGAatggtttattttctcttaagtAGCTCTTTAATCTCTTGTCAGCTCTTCGATGCGATGAGGAGGTTTTTACAAactatttattttgtatttctagttGCTTTGAGAAAGTATTGGTCTACACATAACTATATTTTTTGGCCGTGTTTTAAAGGTATAACCGTGTAACATAAACTTCACCATTTTAAAGGATGAAATTCTGTGGTTATTGTTATATTCACAGTGTCACACAGTCGGTTTCCCCTAATTCCATGACATTTCCACAGCTCCCTACCTATGAGCAGTCATTCCCAACTCCCCTTGTCCCCTCATCCTTGGCAAACCAGTAATCTGCTCTCCATCtctgtggatttgtctgttttcGATTTTTGCTCTGATAAACATGTGGCCTTTTcgtgtttgacttctttcactgagcacGTTTTCAGGTCTCGTCCAGGCCGTGGTGCATATCTCTCCGTTTTCGTGGTGGCGAAGGACCGCGCTGGTAGGGGTGCACTGCTTTGTTGACCCAGTCATTAGCTGATGGACAGTCAAGTTTCCACCTTTTGACTATCGCGGGTAACGCCGCTATCATGAAtttttgtgtacaagtttttgtgtggatgtctTCTCATGGGTGTATACCTACTtggggaattgctgggtcagttGGTAGTTAGTTTTGAAAGCTCATCTTGCTAACCCGAACCTTCTCATTTAGAGAGTATGGCTTTTGGAAGACTTGATGTTTGGCAGAAATTGGCTGTCTCTGACACGAACGGGCTCACTGAAAGTAGAAACATGTCACTAGGGAAGTTTTCCagtgttgttttaaaaatcagaactgtCCCTTGTAGTATCACGTCTACTACCTAAAGTCCTTTTCGAATTTGTTCTCAGTGCCTTCCTGACATAATGTTTGGCAGTATCGGTAACCTGCTCCGTCCCCTGTCATCACTTTGTAACCCCGCTGAACTGGTCCCAGTTATCTGGATGGTCTTTAACAAAACACTTCTGGGAAGCCTGGTGGGcgcagttggtagaacatgtgattcttttttttcttttttttttttttgaagatttttatttatttatttatttatttgatggagagagagcgatcacaagcaggcaaagagaggggtagaagcaggctccgtgctgagcagagagcccgatgcggggctcgatcctagaaccctgggatcatgacctgaactgaaggcagaggcttttacccactgagccacctaggcaccccccctttttttaagattttatttattcatttaagagagagagagagccagggacagagggagagagggagggagacgcaagctcctccctgagcagggagcccgatgtagggcttgatcccaggaccccgggatcatgacctgagccaaaggcaaatgcttaactgagccacccaggcgccccatgaaaatgtttttgattGCATGTTTTtggggcattttttaaaattattcctctTACTGGTTCACTTTTGTCTTTGGCAAAATGTTGCTTTCtgggtagtggtggtggttcgtTTGGTAAACATTGCATTTTTATGTAACTCCTGACCCAGGGATCCAGAGTCGCATGTTCTGCTGACTGAGCCGCCAGGCATCCCTGCTtgctttctggcttttttttttttaaagattttatttatttatttgacagacagaaatcac
Proteins encoded in this window:
- the EIF3L gene encoding eukaryotic translation initiation factor 3 subunit L isoform X2, with product MSCRPVVCPVMSLIRRCMRSRTSMRTDAVFLILYKELYYRHIYAKVSGGPSLEQRFESYYNYCNLFNYILNADGPAPLELPNQWLWDIIDEFIYQFQSFSQYRCKTAKKSEEEIDFLRSNPKIWNVHSVLNVLHSLVDKSNINRQLEVYTSGGDPESVAGEYGRHSLYKMLGYFSLVGLLRLHSLLGDYYQAIKVLENIELNKKSMYSRVPECQVTTYYYVGFAYLMMRRYQDAIRVFANILLYIQRTKSMFQRTTYKYEMINKQNEQMHALLAIALTMYPMRIDESIHLQLREKYGDKMLRMQKGDPQVYEELFSYSCPKFLSPVVPNYDNVHPNYHKEPFLQQLKVFSDEVQQQAQLSTIRSFLKLYTTMPVAKLAGFLDLTEQEFRIQLLVFKHKMKNLVWTSGISALDGEFQSASEVDFYIDKDMIHIADTKVARRYGDFFIRQIHKFEELNRTLKKMGQRP
- the EIF3L gene encoding eukaryotic translation initiation factor 3 subunit L isoform X1 encodes the protein MSYPADDYESEAAYDPYAYPGDYDMHTGDPKQDLAYERQYEQQTYQVIPEVIKNFIQYFHKTVSDLIDQKVYELQASRVSSDVIDQKVYEIQDIYENSWTKLTERFFKNTPWPEAEAIAPQVGNDAVFLILYKELYYRHIYAKVSGGPSLEQRFESYYNYCNLFNYILNADGPAPLELPNQWLWDIIDEFIYQFQSFSQYRCKTAKKSEEEIDFLRSNPKIWNVHSVLNVLHSLVDKSNINRQLEVYTSGGDPESVAGEYGRHSLYKMLGYFSLVGLLRLHSLLGDYYQAIKVLENIELNKKSMYSRVPECQVTTYYYVGFAYLMMRRYQDAIRVFANILLYIQRTKSMFQRTTYKYEMINKQNEQMHALLAIALTMYPMRIDESIHLQLREKYGDKMLRMQKGDPQVYEELFSYSCPKFLSPVVPNYDNVHPNYHKEPFLQQLKVFSDEVQQQAQLSTIRSFLKLYTTMPVAKLAGFLDLTEQEFRIQLLVFKHKMKNLVWTSGISALDGEFQSASEVDFYIDKDMIHIADTKVARRYGDFFIRQIHKFEELNRTLKKMGQRP